The following coding sequences are from one Azospirillum humicireducens window:
- a CDS encoding response regulator transcription factor — protein sequence MRVLVVEDDAAVSYWIGAKLNGSGHSCRFSGDGEEALRLLAEEAFDVVVLDRMLPKLDGMEVLKRLNGTRHPPVLVLSALDETSDRVAGLRAGADDYLGKPFDFAELLVRLEHLSRRHGQAMAAPGDLLSVGDLVMDVVQRRVTRQGVPIELTDKEFRLLHILMSNPGQTVTRTMLLEKAWGYGFNPPTNLVEVHVFKLRSKIDKDFDPPLLRTVRAIGYALG from the coding sequence TTGCGCGTTCTGGTCGTCGAGGACGATGCGGCCGTCAGCTATTGGATCGGGGCCAAGCTCAACGGCTCCGGCCATTCCTGCCGCTTCTCCGGCGACGGCGAGGAGGCGCTGCGCCTGCTGGCGGAAGAGGCGTTCGACGTCGTCGTGCTCGACCGCATGCTGCCGAAGCTCGACGGGATGGAGGTGCTGAAGCGGCTGAACGGCACGCGCCATCCGCCGGTGCTGGTGCTGTCGGCGCTGGACGAGACCTCCGACAGGGTGGCCGGGCTGCGCGCCGGGGCCGACGACTATCTTGGCAAACCCTTCGACTTCGCCGAACTGCTGGTGCGGCTGGAGCATCTGTCCCGCCGCCACGGGCAGGCGATGGCGGCTCCCGGCGACCTGCTGTCCGTCGGCGATCTGGTGATGGACGTGGTCCAGCGACGGGTGACGCGGCAGGGCGTGCCCATCGAGCTGACCGACAAGGAATTCCGCCTGCTGCACATCCTGATGAGCAACCCCGGCCAGACGGTGACGCGGACCATGCTGCTGGAAAAGGCGTGGGGCTACGGCTTCAACCCGCCGACCAATCTGGTGGAGGTGCATGTCTTCAAGCTGCGCAGCAAGATCGACAAGGATTTCGATCCGCCCCTGCTGCGCACCGTGCGGGCCATCGGCTATGCGCTTGGTTGA
- the hutX gene encoding heme utilization cystosolic carrier protein HutX: MTAQHTPAASQDAALESLRARLLAEPGGVLEAVAAETGVSLRTVVDCLPEAMRGFAPGSAAEAAMTDIAGWGPITFLVHSADLVLECKGPLPLGQFGRGFYNLAGGSPIGGHIRLGRCADLAFVRRPFMGSGDSCAVIFFNGDGEAMFKIFVGRDEKRQLLADQVERFLALRDRLCLSAA; this comes from the coding sequence ATGACCGCACAGCACACCCCCGCCGCCAGCCAGGATGCAGCATTGGAGTCCCTGCGTGCCCGGCTTCTCGCCGAACCCGGCGGGGTGCTGGAGGCGGTGGCTGCGGAGACTGGCGTCAGCCTGCGTACCGTCGTCGATTGCCTGCCGGAGGCCATGCGTGGCTTCGCCCCCGGTTCGGCGGCGGAAGCGGCGATGACCGACATCGCCGGCTGGGGGCCGATCACCTTCCTGGTGCACAGCGCCGATCTGGTCCTGGAATGCAAGGGACCGCTTCCGCTCGGCCAGTTCGGGCGCGGCTTTTACAATCTGGCCGGCGGCAGCCCGATCGGCGGCCATATCCGGCTTGGCCGCTGCGCCGACCTCGCCTTCGTCCGCCGTCCCTTCATGGGCAGCGGCGACAGCTGCGCCGTGATCTTCTTCAACGGCGACGGCGAGGCGATGTTCAAGATCTTCGTCGGCCGCGACGAGAAGCGCCAGCTTCTGGCCGATCAGGTGGAGCGCTTCCTGGCCCTGCGCGACCGGCTCTGCCTGTCAGCGGCATGA
- a CDS encoding ATP-binding cassette domain-containing protein translates to MLQADQVSFAVGGRRLVDGVTVHLVPGRLLAILGPNGAGKSTLLALLSGERRPTGGAVRLDGRDLRELPPRLLARRRALVGQHPAAGFAFSVEEAIMLAVETAPCSAGERRRLIADSLRAADAEGVRDRLLPQLSGGESQRVAFARALAQLAAGALHRDGPDGSPCLLLDEPTASLDPAHQHHLLRAARAWMERTGGACAVVLHDMTLAARYCDDALVLADGREAWSGPMSALPVPVLERVFATRFVRMPAPDGQGAVFATTGQPPSGLDSRFATDY, encoded by the coding sequence TTGCTGCAAGCCGATCAAGTGTCCTTCGCCGTGGGCGGCCGCCGGCTGGTCGACGGCGTGACCGTCCATCTGGTTCCCGGCCGGCTGCTGGCCATCCTCGGCCCCAACGGCGCCGGCAAATCGACCCTGCTGGCCCTGCTGTCCGGCGAACGCCGGCCGACCGGCGGCGCCGTCCGGCTCGACGGCCGGGATCTGCGCGAGCTGCCGCCGCGGCTTCTCGCCCGCCGCCGGGCGCTGGTCGGCCAGCATCCAGCCGCCGGTTTCGCCTTCTCGGTGGAGGAGGCGATCATGCTGGCGGTCGAAACCGCCCCCTGCAGCGCCGGCGAGCGGCGGCGGCTGATCGCCGACAGCCTGCGGGCCGCCGATGCCGAGGGGGTGCGCGACCGCCTGCTGCCCCAGTTGTCGGGTGGCGAGAGCCAGCGGGTCGCCTTCGCCCGCGCGCTGGCCCAGCTTGCCGCCGGAGCGCTCCACCGCGACGGACCGGACGGCTCACCCTGTCTGCTGCTCGACGAACCGACCGCCAGCCTGGATCCGGCACACCAGCATCACCTGCTGCGGGCGGCGCGGGCCTGGATGGAGCGGACCGGCGGCGCCTGCGCCGTGGTGCTGCACGACATGACGCTGGCCGCCCGCTATTGCGACGACGCGCTGGTGCTGGCCGACGGGCGGGAGGCGTGGAGCGGCCCGATGTCCGCCCTGCCGGTTCCGGTTCTGGAACGGGTCTTCGCCACCCGCTTCGTCCGGATGCCGGCGCCGGACGGACAGGGGGCCGTCTTTGCCACGACAGGGCAGCCGCCATCCGGGCTGGACAGCCGTTTTGCGACTGATTATTAA
- a CDS encoding ChuX/HutX family heme-like substrate-binding protein encodes MPDTSLPTIEAPTVTAGATGLLRLEVDWPTVLPRLDALGPVRVVTANSAIIHEKTGRFGNVSGNGHAIIVLNRDVDLRIFPRHWRRTAYDPAAGAILVQDAAGRPVHAIHRTADTDAAAWDAFLAEHRTDGDVAAGLDSGEPPVEAVATVPADIDVAGLRAAWAAMADVHEFHGMLKRFGVARLDAMRLAGGEFAREIPLAAVTGLLDSARDDRMEIMIFVGNAGCIQIHTGTIATLRTDGAVLGIDDPAFRLRCDLARLSSAWVVFKPTDKGGITTVELYNAQGENCAILCGQRDEDKPERTEWRALARSMPDLPGVA; translated from the coding sequence ATGCCCGACACCTCCCTGCCCACCATCGAGGCGCCCACCGTCACCGCCGGCGCGACCGGCCTCCTGCGGCTCGAGGTCGACTGGCCGACGGTCCTGCCGCGGCTGGACGCTCTTGGACCGGTCCGGGTCGTCACCGCCAACAGCGCCATCATCCACGAGAAGACCGGCCGGTTCGGCAATGTGTCCGGCAACGGTCACGCCATCATCGTGTTGAACCGCGACGTCGACCTGCGGATCTTCCCGCGTCACTGGCGCCGGACCGCCTATGATCCGGCTGCCGGAGCCATCCTGGTCCAGGATGCGGCCGGGCGCCCGGTCCATGCCATCCATCGTACCGCCGACACCGACGCCGCGGCCTGGGACGCCTTCCTGGCCGAGCACCGGACCGATGGCGACGTGGCCGCCGGCCTCGACAGCGGCGAACCCCCGGTCGAGGCCGTCGCCACCGTCCCGGCCGACATCGACGTCGCCGGCCTGCGCGCCGCCTGGGCGGCGATGGCCGACGTCCACGAGTTCCATGGGATGCTGAAGCGGTTCGGCGTCGCCCGCCTCGACGCCATGCGGCTGGCGGGCGGCGAGTTCGCCCGCGAAATCCCGCTGGCGGCGGTGACCGGCCTGCTAGACTCCGCACGCGACGACCGGATGGAGATCATGATCTTCGTCGGCAATGCCGGCTGCATCCAGATCCACACCGGCACCATCGCCACGCTGCGGACGGACGGGGCCGTGCTCGGCATCGACGATCCCGCCTTCCGCCTGCGCTGCGACCTGGCCCGCCTGTCCAGCGCCTGGGTGGTGTTCAAGCCGACCGACAAGGGCGGCATCACCACCGTCGAGCTCTACAACGCGCAAGGGGAGAACTGCGCGATCCTCTGCGGCCAGCGCGACGAGGACAAGCCGGAACGGACGGAATGGCGCGCGTTGGCCCGGTCGATGCCCGACCTGCCGGGCGTCGCCTGA
- a CDS encoding sensor histidine kinase: protein MRLVERLPARIRPLLDTRSFRQTMTIGAVFVVVTSGAVLWSRSLLTDLVKDHVVELLERDTATQRQLGRFGDSPDLAADLRRREQFETETARKRLVLDASGRLLYGDDATAARLLDVLNCDPARLASCPTGLVERRGKDATDGWKMQALVVALPDGGRFINAYDIQPMLSQMRAVPLAAGVGVLLFLLTSLTFGVYFSSGTLRRVGAMSEALAAYAGGDRNRRIDVGRTDDEFAGLGREINRTLDRVNRLVEEVSSVSSSIAHELRTPLTHLHNRLAGIAEECADPEIRRALEDGIEETLRIQQLFRAIMRLGEIETARCSLSMEPLDAEALLEEIRESYLPLADDAGVTLSVAVEPGLRIRGDRSLLFQAVANLVDNALKYAADGQEIRLSAGIRDGWEELCVADRGPGLAPGQRALAVQRFFRLNPQNGVPGYGLGLSIVGAIATLHGGGLLLEDNAPGLRVTIRLGRHAQMDRTPPPH, encoded by the coding sequence ATGCGCTTGGTTGAGCGGCTTCCCGCCCGCATCCGCCCGCTGCTCGACACCCGCAGCTTTCGCCAGACCATGACCATCGGTGCGGTCTTCGTCGTCGTCACCTCGGGTGCGGTGCTGTGGAGCCGCAGCCTGCTGACCGATCTGGTCAAGGACCATGTGGTCGAGCTGCTGGAACGCGACACCGCGACCCAGCGCCAGCTTGGGCGGTTCGGCGACTCCCCCGATCTGGCCGCCGACCTGCGCCGTCGCGAGCAGTTCGAAACGGAGACGGCGCGCAAGCGGTTGGTGCTGGATGCCTCGGGACGGCTGCTCTACGGCGACGACGCGACGGCGGCCCGGCTGCTGGACGTGCTGAACTGCGATCCCGCGCGTCTCGCCTCCTGCCCCACCGGGCTGGTCGAACGCCGCGGCAAGGACGCCACCGACGGCTGGAAGATGCAGGCTCTGGTGGTGGCGCTGCCCGATGGCGGACGCTTCATCAACGCCTACGACATCCAGCCGATGCTGAGCCAGATGCGGGCGGTGCCGCTGGCGGCCGGTGTCGGCGTGCTGCTGTTCCTGCTGACCAGCCTGACCTTCGGCGTCTATTTCAGCTCCGGCACCCTGCGCCGGGTCGGTGCGATGAGCGAGGCGCTCGCCGCCTATGCCGGGGGCGACCGCAACCGCCGGATCGACGTCGGCCGCACCGACGACGAGTTCGCCGGCCTCGGCCGCGAGATCAACCGCACGCTCGACCGCGTCAACCGGCTGGTGGAGGAGGTGTCGAGCGTGTCCAGCAGCATCGCGCACGAGCTGCGAACGCCGTTGACCCACCTGCACAACCGGCTGGCCGGCATCGCCGAGGAGTGCGCCGACCCCGAGATCCGCCGCGCGCTGGAGGACGGCATCGAGGAGACCCTGCGCATCCAGCAGCTGTTCCGCGCCATCATGCGGCTGGGCGAGATCGAAACCGCCCGCTGCAGCCTGAGCATGGAGCCGCTGGACGCCGAAGCGTTGCTGGAGGAGATCCGCGAATCCTACCTGCCGCTGGCCGACGACGCGGGCGTCACGCTGTCCGTCGCGGTCGAACCGGGGTTGCGCATCCGCGGCGACCGCAGCCTGCTGTTCCAGGCCGTTGCCAACCTCGTGGACAATGCCCTGAAATATGCGGCAGACGGGCAGGAAATCCGGCTGTCGGCCGGCATCCGCGACGGCTGGGAGGAGCTGTGCGTCGCCGACCGCGGACCGGGGCTCGCCCCCGGCCAGCGGGCGCTGGCGGTCCAGCGCTTCTTCCGGCTCAATCCGCAGAATGGGGTGCCGGGCTATGGGCTCGGCCTGTCCATCGTGGGCGCCATCGCCACCCTGCATGGCGGCGGGCTGCTGCTGGAGGACAATGCGCCAGGGCTCCGCGTCACCATCCGTCTCGGCCGCCACGCCCAGATGGACCGGACACCCCCGCCACATTAA
- a CDS encoding heme/hemin ABC transporter substrate-binding protein: MTRTAPRRLLAALAFGAAVCLGAPVAGAAEMRLVTIGAPVTELAFALGAGDAVVGRDTVSRQPAAASAKPDVGYMRTLSAEGLMSLAPTHVLAVEGAGPQTAFDQLRAMGVTVEMVPEVSNPAGLTAKIAAVARALGREEEGRRLAADVGGRLSALSAEAQQAAGSGKAGARILCLVGGGPGGMMAAGRGTVPDALIALAGGRNAIDSDRDFPPLSAEAALAAEPQILLVSRALVERSGGLDGLLSLPQLAMTPAARDRRVVQIDGALLVGLGPRTPEAVEALLRAQTGKGGP; the protein is encoded by the coding sequence ATGACCCGCACAGCCCCCCGCCGCCTGCTGGCCGCCCTCGCCTTCGGTGCCGCCGTTTGTCTGGGCGCACCGGTCGCCGGGGCGGCGGAAATGCGCCTCGTGACCATCGGGGCGCCGGTGACGGAGCTTGCCTTCGCACTCGGAGCCGGCGATGCGGTGGTCGGGCGCGACACGGTCAGCCGCCAGCCGGCCGCCGCCTCGGCGAAGCCCGATGTCGGCTATATGCGCACCCTGTCGGCGGAGGGGCTGATGTCGCTCGCCCCCACCCATGTGCTGGCGGTCGAGGGGGCCGGGCCGCAGACCGCCTTCGACCAGCTGCGCGCCATGGGCGTGACGGTGGAGATGGTGCCGGAAGTCTCCAACCCGGCCGGGCTGACCGCCAAGATCGCCGCCGTCGCCCGCGCCCTGGGCCGCGAGGAGGAGGGCCGTCGCCTCGCCGCCGATGTGGGCGGGCGGCTGTCCGCCCTGTCGGCCGAGGCGCAGCAGGCCGCCGGTTCCGGCAAGGCGGGCGCGCGCATCCTCTGTCTGGTCGGCGGCGGTCCCGGCGGAATGATGGCGGCCGGACGCGGCACGGTGCCGGATGCCCTGATCGCGCTGGCCGGCGGGCGAAACGCCATCGACAGCGACCGCGACTTCCCGCCATTGTCGGCCGAAGCCGCCCTGGCCGCCGAGCCGCAGATCCTGCTGGTCAGCCGCGCGCTGGTGGAGCGGTCGGGCGGGCTCGACGGCCTGCTCTCCCTGCCGCAGCTGGCGATGACCCCGGCGGCGCGCGACCGTCGCGTCGTCCAGATCGACGGCGCGCTTCTGGTCGGGCTGGGTCCGCGCACGCCGGAAGCAGTCGAGGCGCTGCTGCGCGCCCAAACCGGAAAGGGCGGGCCATGA
- a CDS encoding ABC transporter permease: MIVKAVGHRLLQAVLVALAVGVLTFLLTGMLPGDMAFRIAAGRYGYDHVTAAAAEAVRAELGLDRPAAMALGHWLWDLLRFDLGDSLVSGDPVVEEIAHQLGHSARLALTAILLSTLLGLPLGILAGLRPGGLVDRASLVLATALRAVPQFVVGILLILLVAVGLGALPVAGHDSAAHGLLPALTLALGMAAVSSRVTRDATLAVVRSPYYAFARTKGLPERAAFLRHGLRNIGVPVLAYQGVQLVYLIEGVVVVETLFAWPGIGHALVHAVIARDVPMIQGTALVMGLTFVLLNGLVDLACAAIDPRRAQA; this comes from the coding sequence ATGATCGTGAAGGCGGTCGGGCACCGGCTGCTGCAGGCGGTGCTGGTCGCGCTGGCGGTGGGAGTTCTGACCTTCCTGCTGACCGGCATGCTGCCGGGCGACATGGCCTTCCGCATCGCCGCCGGCCGCTACGGCTACGACCATGTCACGGCCGCGGCCGCAGAGGCCGTGCGGGCCGAGCTGGGCCTCGACCGTCCGGCGGCGATGGCGCTGGGCCATTGGCTGTGGGACCTGCTGCGCTTCGACCTCGGCGACTCGCTGGTCAGCGGCGATCCGGTGGTCGAGGAGATCGCCCACCAGCTCGGCCACTCCGCCAGGCTGGCGCTGACGGCCATCCTGTTGTCGACCCTGCTCGGGCTGCCTCTCGGCATCCTGGCCGGGCTGCGTCCGGGCGGGCTGGTGGACCGGGCGTCGCTGGTGCTGGCGACGGCGCTGCGGGCGGTGCCGCAGTTCGTGGTCGGCATCCTGCTGATCCTGCTGGTGGCGGTCGGGCTGGGCGCCCTGCCGGTGGCCGGGCACGACAGCGCGGCGCATGGGCTGCTGCCGGCGCTGACGCTGGCGCTGGGGATGGCCGCGGTGTCGAGCCGGGTCACGCGCGACGCCACGCTGGCGGTCGTCCGCTCCCCCTACTACGCCTTCGCCCGGACCAAGGGCCTGCCGGAACGGGCGGCCTTCCTGCGCCACGGGCTGCGCAACATCGGCGTGCCGGTCCTGGCCTATCAGGGGGTGCAGCTGGTCTATCTGATCGAGGGGGTCGTGGTGGTCGAGACGCTGTTCGCCTGGCCGGGCATCGGGCATGCGCTGGTCCATGCCGTCATCGCCCGCGACGTGCCGATGATCCAGGGCACCGCGCTGGTGATGGGGCTGACCTTCGTCCTGCTGAACGGGCTGGTGGATCTCGCCTGCGCCGCCATCGATCCGCGGAGGGCGCAGGCATGA
- a CDS encoding FecCD family ABC transporter permease, translating to MSIGMSIAGVAPARRPRLGPALGLLGAALTVAVLIALSTGSIALPLDRVLSHLAQAVGLPGEPLGARDAAVLYTLRLPRIVLAAAVGVTLGVAGASLQAIFRNPLADPGLVGVSSGAALAGSVTMMLGVAGLGLSRSGLSLSTLLPATAFLGALVATILILALARRDGRCSATDMLLAGMAVNALGAAGIGLCSYLGDDQALRQMTFWMMGGFGGAAWTHIGPALVLMLAATAGLLANARRLDLYALGERDAFLLGLEPHRFAVRTVLLVALGVGAAVAVSGLIGFVGLVVPHMIRLWLGPVHRRLLPATALAAATLLVLADTTARSIAAPADVPVGLLLGAVGAPVFLWLLRVRGGRSFG from the coding sequence ATGAGCATCGGCATGTCCATCGCCGGCGTAGCCCCGGCCCGCCGCCCCCGCCTCGGGCCCGCCCTGGGGCTGCTGGGTGCCGCGCTGACGGTTGCGGTGCTGATCGCCCTGTCGACCGGTAGCATCGCCCTGCCGCTGGACCGGGTGCTGTCGCATCTGGCGCAGGCGGTCGGCCTGCCGGGCGAGCCGCTGGGCGCCCGCGACGCCGCCGTCCTTTACACCCTGCGCCTGCCGCGCATCGTGCTGGCGGCGGCGGTCGGCGTCACGCTGGGCGTCGCCGGCGCCTCGCTGCAGGCGATCTTCCGCAACCCGCTGGCCGATCCCGGACTGGTCGGGGTGTCGAGCGGCGCGGCGTTGGCCGGGTCGGTCACCATGATGCTGGGCGTTGCCGGGCTGGGGCTGTCGCGCAGCGGCCTGTCGCTGTCCACCCTGCTGCCGGCGACCGCCTTCCTGGGCGCGCTGGTCGCGACGATCCTGATCCTGGCGCTGGCGCGGCGCGACGGGCGCTGTTCGGCTACCGACATGCTGCTGGCCGGCATGGCCGTCAATGCCCTGGGCGCCGCCGGCATCGGCCTGTGCAGCTATCTGGGCGACGATCAGGCGTTGCGGCAGATGACCTTCTGGATGATGGGCGGCTTCGGCGGCGCCGCCTGGACGCACATCGGGCCGGCCCTGGTCCTGATGCTGGCCGCCACTGCCGGCCTGCTCGCCAATGCCCGCCGGCTCGACCTCTATGCGTTGGGCGAGCGCGACGCCTTCCTGCTCGGGCTGGAGCCGCATCGTTTCGCCGTGCGCACCGTCCTGCTGGTGGCGCTGGGGGTGGGGGCGGCGGTCGCCGTCTCCGGCCTGATCGGCTTCGTCGGGCTGGTGGTGCCGCACATGATCCGGCTCTGGCTGGGGCCGGTCCACCGCCGGCTGCTGCCGGCCACCGCCCTGGCGGCGGCGACCCTGCTGGTGCTCGCCGACACCACCGCCCGCAGCATCGCCGCCCCGGCCGACGTGCCGGTCGGGCTGCTGCTGGGCGCCGTCGGCGCGCCCGTCTTCCTGTGGCTGCTGCGCGTCCGCGGCGGACGTTCGTTCGGGTGA
- a CDS encoding ABC transporter substrate-binding protein → MLGALGIGAIAAFALAPSAASALDRTLSIVAPWEIGSTDPSKSGYVFTRLEVAETLLDADDSGQPRPALAASWTVSDDRLTWRFRLRDGVRFHDGTPMTAEAAAASLRHALGKPGPLKQAPVAAIDADGGEIVIRLSEPFGPLPATLAHNSTLILAPAAYAENGQVTQVIGTGPYRIERLEPPQRLVAARFPDYWGAKPAVERIGFLAAGRGETRALMAESGDADIVFTLDPASQKRLRGNRKLQVHAVPIPRTVALKVNAGHPFLQDVRAREALSLTIDRAGIAAAILRTPDAAAGQLLPPSLPEWHVAGLPPLGRDIARASALLAELGWTKGADGILERGGQPFRLTLRTFPDRPELPLIATAIQDQARAAGIDLRVSIGNSSDVPAGHRDGTLELALMARNFALIPDPLATLLEDFGPEGGDWGAMGWTEPRMAAVLAELRDATDPARRAELRRQAVTLLQAGLPVIPVARYQQTAAVSKRVEGFTIDPFERSYRISSLRWAP, encoded by the coding sequence ATGCTCGGCGCACTCGGCATCGGTGCCATCGCGGCTTTCGCGCTGGCGCCAAGCGCCGCTTCCGCTCTGGACCGCACCCTGAGCATCGTGGCGCCGTGGGAGATCGGCAGCACCGATCCGTCGAAGTCCGGCTATGTCTTCACCCGCCTGGAGGTGGCCGAGACGCTGCTCGACGCCGACGACAGCGGACAGCCCCGCCCGGCACTGGCGGCATCCTGGACCGTTTCGGACGACCGGCTGACCTGGCGTTTCCGCCTGCGCGACGGCGTGCGCTTCCATGACGGCACGCCCATGACCGCCGAGGCGGCGGCGGCGAGCCTGCGCCATGCGCTGGGCAAGCCCGGTCCGCTCAAGCAGGCGCCGGTCGCCGCCATCGACGCGGACGGCGGGGAGATCGTCATCCGTCTCAGCGAGCCCTTCGGACCGCTGCCGGCCACACTCGCCCACAACTCCACCCTGATCCTGGCCCCGGCCGCCTACGCGGAAAACGGGCAGGTGACGCAGGTGATCGGCACCGGCCCCTACCGCATCGAACGGCTGGAGCCGCCGCAGCGCCTCGTCGCCGCCCGCTTCCCCGACTATTGGGGGGCCAAGCCGGCGGTGGAGCGGATCGGCTTCCTGGCCGCCGGGCGGGGCGAGACCCGCGCGCTGATGGCGGAGAGCGGCGACGCCGACATCGTCTTCACCCTCGACCCGGCCAGCCAGAAGCGGCTGCGCGGCAACCGCAAGCTCCAGGTCCATGCGGTGCCGATCCCGCGCACCGTGGCGCTGAAGGTGAATGCCGGGCACCCCTTCCTGCAGGACGTCCGCGCGCGGGAGGCATTGAGCCTGACCATCGACCGCGCCGGCATCGCCGCCGCCATCCTGCGCACGCCCGACGCCGCAGCCGGACAGCTGCTGCCGCCGAGCCTGCCGGAGTGGCATGTCGCAGGGTTGCCGCCGCTGGGCCGCGACATTGCGCGGGCATCGGCGCTGCTGGCCGAACTGGGCTGGACCAAGGGGGCCGACGGCATTCTGGAACGCGGCGGCCAGCCCTTCCGCCTGACCCTGCGCACCTTCCCCGACCGGCCGGAACTGCCGCTGATCGCCACCGCCATCCAGGATCAGGCACGCGCCGCCGGCATCGACCTGCGCGTCTCCATCGGCAATTCCAGCGACGTCCCGGCGGGCCACCGCGACGGCACCCTGGAACTGGCCCTGATGGCGCGCAACTTCGCCCTCATCCCCGACCCGCTGGCGACCCTGCTGGAGGATTTCGGACCGGAGGGCGGCGATTGGGGCGCCATGGGCTGGACCGAGCCGCGCATGGCGGCGGTGCTGGCCGAACTGCGCGACGCCACCGACCCGGCGCGCCGGGCGGAGCTGCGCCGGCAGGCCGTCACGCTGCTGCAGGCCGGACTGCCGGTGATCCCGGTCGCCCGGTATCAGCAGACCGCCGCCGTGTCCAAGCGCGTCGAAGGCTTCACCATCGACCCGTTCGAGCGCAGCTACCGCATCTCCAGCCTGCGGTGGGCACCGTGA